The Trichomycterus rosablanca isolate fTriRos1 chromosome 22, fTriRos1.hap1, whole genome shotgun sequence genome has a window encoding:
- the pdxdc1 gene encoding pyridoxal-dependent decarboxylase domain-containing protein 1 — MDPTLAEMGSHLSDAMKILESGQTDPEQDGEKRQLSWREIPGPLQGDGQSFGSVLQLVQNLMHDEEEKHGHRRMQCVGEQGHMALLGHSLAAYISILDKERVRKVTTRILSDTTLWLCRLFRYENGSAYYHEDERAGLTRVCRLVINSRYEEYATEGYAVFGSRSPVLYLSAACRPGLGEHLCTQLGLPLSSVCTVPCNTMFGSQHQMDVALLDKLIKEDVEAGKLPLLLVANAGTPGAGHTDKLARLRELCTQYNVWLHVEGVNLATLVLGHVSSAVLAATKSDSMTLTPGPWLGLPAVPAVTLYRHEDPALSLAAGLTCSHAVEKLRALPLWLSLQYLGHDGIVEKIKQSSQLSQQLLSRLKTLSSIKTSVEDEISSPVVVFRFSQDTSSASSGGSVEGCGSGDREVLDSFNRWLGERLARVVAASGVDVVELEDEGACVRFSPLMTAAALGTQQEDVTVLVERLSDLIPVLSSTLRLRHDFREEVLQYSPLTYVDDPTWAGLGAVRYESRRADLGEDKREQELRKINTELLKKLRELDTELDFSTGPEFGEEQSCIFIGMASEDLDVSVLVETIASTGKEIEESGQMLENLTEVVRKGILEAEIQLLKANEDKLIEEGVLRQIPLVGSVLNWFSPIQSSVKGRTFDLAAGSLDSTEPIYSMKVQMSKESSPEAATPATRRLSGQKPLRRPAVGSDSCSETSSLSHLDDSAKDAEVPSARPPPGSEAPVELNAEEQTADQKVPQSQEESDSIR, encoded by the exons ATGGACCCGACGCTCGCTGAGATGGGGAGTCACCTCTCCGATGCCATGAAGATTTTAGAGAGTGGACAAAC AGACCCGGAGCAGGACGGAGAGAAGCGGCAGCTGAGCTGGAGGGAAATTCCGGGTCCTCTACAGGGCGA TGGACAGAGTTTTGGGAGCGTGCTGCAGCTGGTTCAGAACCTCATGCACGATGAAGAGGAGAAACACGGTCACCG tAGAATGCAGTGTGTCGGTGAACAGGGTCACATGGCGTTACTGGGTCACAGTCTGGCGGCGTACATCTCCATCCTGGATAAAGAACGCGTGAGGAAGGTCACCACACGGATCCTGTCGGACACCACGCTCTGGCTCTGCCGACTCTTCAG GTACGAGAATGGCTCGGCGTACTACCACGAGGACGAGCGAGCCGGCCTGACCAGGGTGTGTCGGCTGGTCATCAACAGCCGCTACGAGGAGTACGCCACCGAGGGGTACGCCGTCTTCGGCTCCAGATCGCCGGTGCTGTACCTGAGCGCTGCGTGCAGGCCTGGACTCGGGGAACACCTCTGCACACAG TTGGGTCTGCCGCTGTCCAGCGTGTGCACCGTCCCGTGCAACACCATGTTCGGCTCCCAGCACCAGATG GACGTGGCGCTGCTGGACAAGCTGATTAAAGAAGACGTGGAAGCGGGGAAGCTTCCTTTGCTTCTGGTCGCCAACGCAG GAACTCCGGGCGCGGGTCACACGGACAAACTGGCTCGACTGAGGGAGCTGTGCACCCAGTACAACGTCTGGCTCCACGTGGAGGG TGTGAACCTGGCGACCCTGGTGCTCGGTCACGTCTCCTCTGCAGTCCTG gcagCCACTAAGAGTGACAGTATGACGTTGACCCCTGGCCCGTGGCTCGGACTGCCGGCGGTTCCTGCAGTTACACTCTACAGACACGAGGACCCTGCACTG TCGTTAGCGGCGGGACTCACCTGTAGCCACGCGGTGGAGAAGCTCCGAGCTCTTCCTCTCTGGCTCTCACTGCAGTACCTGGGACACGACGGCATCGTGGAGAAGATCAAACAATCCTCACAGCtc agTCAGCAGCTTCTATCCAGGTTGAAAACTTTATCCTCCATTAAAACCTCG GTCGAGGACGAGATCAGCTCTCCGGTCGTCGTGTTCCGCTTCTCTCAGGATACCAGTTCGG CGTCCAGCGGCGGTTCCGTAGAGGGGTGCGGTTCTGGAGACCGGGAGGTCCTGGACTCCTTCAACAGATGG CTGGGCGAGCGGTTGGCGCGGGTGGTAGCTGCCAGCGGTGTGGATGTGGTGGAGCTGGAGGACGAGGGCGCGTGCGTACGGTTCAGCCCCCTGATGACGGCAGCGG CCCTCGGTACTCAGCAGGAGGACGTGACGGTGCTGGTGGAGAGGTTATCAGATCTAATCCCCGTGTTGAGCTCCACTCTCAGGTTGCGGCATGATTTTCGGGAGGAGGTGCTGCAGTACTCGCCCCTCACCTACGTGGACGATCCCACCTGGGCCGGTCTGGGAGCCGTCAG GTACGAGTCGAGGAGGGCGGATCTGGGTGAGGATAAGAGGGAGCAGGAGCTGAGGAAGATCAACACCGAGCTGCTGAAGAAACTCAGGGAGCTCGACACCGAGCTGGACTTCTCCACAG GACCGGAGTTTGGTGAGGAACAGAGCTGCATCTTTATTGGAATGGCATCGGAGGACCTGGACGTGTCGGTGCTGGTGGAGACCATCGCGTCGACAGGGAAAGAGATCGAGGAGAGTGGACAG ATGTTGGAGAACCTGACGGAGGTGGTGAGGAAGGGAATTCTGGAGGCCGAGATTCAGCTTCTGAAAGCCAACGAGGACAAGCTGATagaggag GGGGTGCTGCGACAGATTCCTCTGGTGGGTTCAGTACTGAACTGGTTCTCTCCCATTCAGAGCTCGGTGAAGGGAAGAACGTTCGACCTGGCAGCAg GTTCTCTGGACAGCACCGAACCCATTTACTCCATGAAGGTCCAGATGAGCAAAGAATCCTCACCTGAAGCGGCCACGCCCGCCACCAGACGCCTCTCAG GACAAAAGCCGCTCCGGCGCCCGGCCGTGGGTTCGGACTCCTGCAGCGAGACCAGCTCCCTGTCTCACCTGGACGACTCCGCGAAGGACGCCGAGGTTCCATCGGCTCGCCCGCCACCGGGGTCCGAGGCGCCCGTGGAGCTGAACGCCGAAGAACAGACCGCCGATCAGAAGGTTCCTCAAAGCCAGGAGGAGTCCGACTCCATCAGATAG